CAGCAAAAGGCAAGACCAAGCGCCCTGTGGCGAAAAAAAAAGTTGCCAAAAAATCCACCACAGTAAAATCTAAAGGCAAACAAAGCGCTGCGCCTGCAGATGAAGACAAAGCGCCACAACGACCGAACATAGGCGCTCCACCAAATGCCCAAGAGCCTAGTCTCGGCGAGGATACCCTCTCCATTTATCTCCATGAACTAGGCCAATACGACGTTCTTACCCGAGAGGCGGAACACGAATTTGCCGTTAAGTCCCAGGCCGGTGACGAGGAGGCCTTCAACCATCTCGTTCGCTCGAATCTGCGGTATGTCGTCAGTGTAGCCAATCGCTACAAAGGATTTGGCCTCTCCCTTGAGGATTTGATCAACGAGGGAAACATCGGCCTCATTCATGCCATCAAGCGCTTCGATCCAGAACGCGGCGTCAAACTAATCACCTACGCCGTGTGGTGGATACGGCAAAGCATCATGCACTCCATCGCCGATCATACGGGCACGGTTCGTCTGCCAATCAAGCAGGCCGGGATGATACATAAAATCTCCTCCACCCATCGAGCATTTCGGCAAGAATTTGGGCGCGATGCCACCGAAGAAGAGCTGTCCGAGAAACTTCAGCTTAAAGCCACAGATATCGAAAACGTCATGCGCGTTTACCGAAGATATCTTTCCCTCGACGCGCCCATCTCCGAGAGCGATGAGACGAGCTATCTCGACATGCTTGAGGAAAAGAACGCCACAAGCGCCGAGGAGAACGTTTTTCAACACTCGCTGGAGGATGAAATTGGCGAGCTTCTCGCGGATCTCGAACCCCGGGAGAAAGAGATTATCCGTATGCGCTACGGATTCGATGGCGACCCGATGACCCTTGAGGAGATCGGCAACAAAGTCGGGCTCTCTCGCGAGAGAATTCGTCAGATTGAAAAAAAGGTGATTCGGCGATTTCGGGCCCGCGCCAAAAACAAAACCCTTTTGGATTATCTGAGATAGCCCGTGCCCCAGAATAATTCATCACTAGATGCCGAAAAATCCGCTAGCCCCGAGATCCAAAAAAATACCAGTTGGCTCGAATCGGGGGCGCAGATCCTCGCGAGCAGCAGAGAAGGCGGATTATCCCTTCCAAATTGGCTGACCCTGGCTCGAATATTCATGCTGCCCATTCTCGTTCTTTTCTTGCTCCAGGGCTCCCCCCTGGCCCGCCTAATCGCCGCAGGCATCTTCATCGCATCTGCCCTGACGGACTGGCTCGACGGCTATTTGGCGAGGAAACATGGCCAAATAACGCCCCTGGGAGAGCTCCTCGACCCAGTTGCCGACAAACTTCTCATCATGGCGGCCTTGCTGCCCTTGGTGGCCCTGGGAAAGGTGGATGCCTGGCTTGTGGGTATTCTTCTCGGGCGAGAATTTCTCGTAACGGCGATGCGGGCCGTGGCCCTTCGCCAAGGATTAGTGGTCCCAGCCAGTCCCATCGGAAAAACCAAGATGGGCCTTGAAGTGGCGGCAATAATTTTCCTCATACTCGAACTGCTGCCGCCTATCGGTATTACTCTGATCTGGGCCGCCATGATCGTGGCGGTCGTCTCTGCTATCGACTATTTCCGCAAAATTGCCCGTGAGCTTACGTGATCTCTCTTGTCGGTGTATTCCTTGTCTCGGCTTTTCTGGGCGCCATCCCTTTTGGGCTGCTTGTCACCAAATGTCTTGGTCGCGATGACCCGAGAGAGGGCGGGAGCGGCAACATTGGCGCGACCAATGTACTTAGAACCAGTGGCTGGGCGACCGCTCTGCTTACACTGGCAGGAGATATCCTAAAGGGCTCGGTCTCAGTCGCTTTTGTGCCTGGCCTCCTAATCGCCTCGCCGGAGAGCTTACCCGCTACGGGCTTACCCGCTACGGGCTTACCCGCTGCGGGCGTCGCGGCCATCGCGGCGGTGCTGGGCCACATGTATTCTCCATTCACGGGCTTTAACGGCGGGAAAGGCGTGGCCACGGGACTGGGCGTATTTGCCCTCCTGATGCCCGTGCCGACAGCACTTTCGGTGGGCGTTTTTATCGCGACGGTGAGCATCACACGATATGTTTCTCTCGGCTCGTGCTTGGCGGCGCTCGTGATTCCGATTGCGGCCGTGGTGGCAGCCTATCCCAGCGAGAAATTAGTGGCGGCTGTGGTGATAAGTGCCCTAATCATTTTGAGGCACAAGGACAATATCGGGCGTCTCATTCGGGGCGAGGAAAACCGATTCGGAACGAAAAAAAGCTAAAGAGAATTCTGCCTTCGGCGCCCGGCGTGTTTCGCCAGGTCGTTGAATAATTATGATTGGGTAGTAATGGTTACTGGATGCGCACCAATATTCATACTTGGACTGCTCGGTGTTTCCCTGGGAAGCTGGTTTTTCGGCACCCATATCGCAGCGCGTCTTACGGGTCTTGTTGCACTAGCGGGCTTCATGCTCTATTTCGCACTTCTCAACTGGACGGCACAATCCAACATTGCCCGAAAAAACACGATGGAAAAATCAGAACCCGATGAAAAAACCACGGACAACGTAGAAGGTGATGTTCCTTTCACAGACGAGGATCGCCTCGAATGGAATCATTACCTCAAATCCGAGGGGAGAATCCTCTGGACAGGATTCGTCTTTTTGGCAGTGGTCATTGTGGCCCTCATTGTAAGGAAGTAGGCTTTCCAACTTCCCCCAGTTGCATGAATCAACACAAAACGTTTAAATACAATATATTATGTATTTGGCCTCTCGGGCCGCTATGCTGTAGATATGAGCGTGGCCGGGATTTTGCTCCAGACAATTTCGCTCCAAACTAAAGGACCATGGCAAACCCGATGAAATCATATACATCGAGACAGGTGTTGCGACTCACGACCCACATTCGCTCCCTGATCTGGTTGGGGATTCTCCTCACTCTTTTATTGCCGCTCACATCACATATCGCACCTGTTGGGGCCGCACCGGTCGAGGCCACACCTGCTGGAGCCGTCAAATCCTCCCCGGAGGAGATAAAAGCCCTCATTGAGAAAATCGAGAGCCCAGAGAAAAGAGCGGGTCTTCTTTCTGATTTAAAAATCCTGCTTCAAGCTATCGAGGATAAGAAGAGGGGCACAGAGGCAACCTCCCCTGTCTACAAGCATTTCTATGCCGGGCTCATACAAAAAATCGACGACGCCCTGTCGCGGAGTTTTGGCGCCTTTCGAAATTTGCCACAAAAAATAGATGAAATTGGCGGTCACCTGTCCACCGTAGCCGGAGAGGGCCCCGCACTCTGGGGATTCGTGCGCCTCGCGGTGGCTATCGCCCTCTCGCTGTTGCTTCTGCTCGCTTTGCGCCGCGCCTCCACCCTCTACTTGCCACACAAAACAGATGACAGCACCGCCGACCTCGGCCCACGGATTGGCATAGCTGTAAAGTTCTGGCTCGAAAGAGCAGTGCCACCTGCCATTCTTCTTCTGGCAGGCTCCCTGCTCGTCATCCTCTTTGGCCTCGGTCAGGTCGAGGAAAATTTACTCCTGATATTTCTCTGGTCTCTGTTCCTAGAGCGTTCACTTGTCGCGGCAACACGTGCCCTGCTATCGCCCGCAAGACCTAAAATGCGCATCTTCCCCCTTGCCGACGACGTGGCGGGCCTCTGCTCCATCTGGGTGCGCCGCTTCATCGAGGTCGCTGTTTGGGGTGAGGCCATCGCGCAGACGGCAGGCGCCCTCGGCCTCGGACCCGACGCAGAGACTACACTTACCATTGCATACCGTTTCGTCATTGTTCTGCAGGCGATGGCCCTGACACTTCAATACCGCGGCAGCGTCAGGCGTTTGCTTTCGGCCCTAGAGCCAGACAATGCCGGCGGCGCCCTCCGGGCGGCAATCGCGGCCTGGAACATTGTGGCTAGCCGATGGCATTTTATCGCCCTTCCTTATCTGCTCATCCTTTTCTCGCTCTGGGCAACAGACTCTAGAGAAGGCGTACAATCACTGATAACCGCAACGGCCACGACAGCGATTATTATTGCTGCCGCTTATGGCGCAGGCCGCCTCGTTGGTCTTGCTGCCTCACGTCTTTTCACTATCAGCGCCCGGCTTAAGACACTTGTTCCCAGCATCGATCAGCGTGCAAATCGCTACACCCCCCTCATCACGCGCTCAATCAATGGCATCATTTGGGTGGGTGCTTTTCTGTTCGTGCTCGACGCATGGGGCATTCCAACCATCGAGGCCCTGCTCTCCAGAGCCGGAGTCACCCTCATTGCCACACTCGCCGAAATAATTATTACGGTAGCGCTCGCCATTTTATTCATCGAGGGGGCCCATGCCGCCGTTGAATACTTCCTCAACGGACGACGGGACCATCAGGGGAGCGTCATCGAGCCATCACCTCACCAAAGAACCTTGCTCCCCCTCGCCTACTCGGCCGTAAAATGGGTCGTCATCGCTGTAGCCGGGATCATTCTGCTCGCAAGCCTGGGCGTGAACATTGCCCCCGTCCTAGCCGGGGCCGGAATCCTTGGCCTTGCCATAGGCTTCGGCGCACAGTCTCTCGTCAAGGACATCATCACGGGCGTGTTCATGCTTATCGAGAACAACATCGCCATTGGCGATATCGTACGGGTCAAGGACATCGGGGGCACCGTGGAGAGTTTCAGCCTGCGCTCGGTTAAGCTACGCGACTACGATGGCAACGTTCACGTTATCCCGAATAGCGTGATCGACGTCGTCACCAACTTCACGAAAGAATACAGCCGCGCCGTGTTTGAAGTTGGCGTTGCCTACCGCGAGGACGCGGACAGGGTGATGGGGGTAATCCGCCAGGTAGGCGATGAAATGGCCCAAGATCCAGAGTGGGGCGATCAGATACTTGAGCCGGTGGAAATTGCTGGCCTTGAGCGCTTTGACGACTCGGCAATTGTCATTCGTGGGCGATTCAAGACCAAGCCCATCAAGCAATGGGGCGTACGACGTGAATTCAACCGGCGAATTAAAATTGCGTTCGACGCGATGAGTATCGAAATTCCCTTCCCCTACCGCACACTCACCTGGGCGCAAGAGGCGCCGGAGCCACCCGAGGGCAGCACGATACCACCAACGCCCATTGCAACACGCGGCACGGGGGATGCAGACGGGGATTCAGATTAGTAAATCAAGGATTACTTCGAGGGGCCCATGCTTTCAAGCACAGCGGCTAGCTCAGTAATATCTTTCACTTGGTGCGGGCAATTCTCCATCTCCTCGCTACTCCCCAGCCTAGCGACAAAGGGAATCTCCATCTCAGCCGCCGCATCGCGGTCCGTCGGATAGTCCCCCACAAAGACCATTTCCCCTGGCGCGGCCCCTGTTTTGCGGCCGATCATGCCCAGTATCTCGGCCTTGCGCATTGGCGAGCCGTAAACATCGACGAAATATCGACCCAGCCCGAACTCGCGGACAACGTGTTGTAGTTCGTCCTCAGGCGTCGCCGAGGCGATGAAGAAATCCGCCTGCCCTTGATGCGCCTCAAGAAATTCAAGCGCCCCCGCAACCAGCGGTGCCGCCACCACCTGCGACATCATCCGGCTCACATAACTCGCCTCAAGCTCGCCTACCCGGCCACGCGGAGGGTGTTCTTTAAGAATTTTCTCGTAGATTTCCTCGAATTGCCGCCTGCGCGGAAGCCCACCATTGAACTCCTGATATGAAAGAATTTTGAGCAAATACTCCGGGAACTCTTCCTCGAACAACTGCCTGTAGGATTCTTTCTTGATGCCCGCCGATTCGATTACAACGCCATCGAAATCGAAAACAACCACACGAAAATTTAGGGATGCCATGAAAAACTCATATATGTATCGCTAGACAAGAAAAGAGCAAAGACCTTGCAGCAAACTGTAATTAGGAAAACCCGGATAATAGAGGCCCGGCAAAAGGTTGCCCACTGTTTGACATAATGGTGCCGGAGGGGGGACTCGAACCCCCAAGCCCTGACGAGCGGTGGATTTTGAGTCCACTGCGTCTACCAATTCCGCCACTCCGGCCTAGTTTAATTTCAATGACTTACGTTAAATCAAATTCTCACGATTACGGCTACTGTCTGTTTTACTGTCATCTGTTTGATCCAAAAGCGCTACAGTACCGGCCTTGTGTCGGTCCGTAGGGTGAGAATACCTCATCATCATCTGTATTGTCTTGTGGCCCAGGAGTTCTCTAATTGTATTGAGGCCCACCCCTCCCATAGCGAGCGCTGAGGCGAATTCATGCCGGGAGTCTTGGAAGCTGGTAATCCCTCCTGACGCGCCAACCTACACTGCCCCCTCAGACGCGTTTTTAGGCGTAAATTACTAATTCGCCACCAACAGGTCTGCTTTTGACACCGAATGTCACTTGGGTGGGAATTTGCCATACACACGTGCACCAAGGCCACCGTGCAATGGTTACAGTAACAAATCTTCTCCAATACGATGGTAGGCGCTAGCGGAATTAATAAGAGAGGCGGCTGTAAGTGCTGGCACACCATAGACTTCAGCACTGACGGCAAAATCCTTTTGGATTTTTTTCAACAATAGGCCAAAGTCTCCATCGCCAGACAGCAATACAACGGTATCAACGTTTTTTGCAGCCTCCATAACGTCAATTGTAATTCCAACGTCCCAATCACCTTTGGCGGAGCCGTCACTACGCTGAATATAGGGTTTGAGTTTTACTGTGAAGCCTATTTTAGTGAGGGCATTTTGAAATTTGAGTTGTTTGTCATCATCACGATAAATGGCATACGCGGTTGCTGAAACAATCTCTCCTTGGGCACTTATGCGTTGCCAAAGTTCTCGGTAGTCGAATTTGCGGCCATAGGCCTCGCGTGTTGTGTAATATATGTTTTGTACATCAACAAAAACTGCAATTGTTTTCACGGCGAGACCTATGAGCAAAGCGCTATAGCAACAGGGGGATAAACGCCACAAAATACGCCAATGGACACACTGAGCGCCAAAGGTATCTGGTAGACCAGGCATTGTTGCAGATTGCCTAAATAATTGCTGGGCCGGTACGATAGTCCAATGACAAAAAAAGACTATGTATTCCAATGTGGAAATATTTTTTTAACCCAGGATATCCCTAAATGTTAGAAGAGGTTGAACATTTCTTTAAGTGTCCTTATTGTTTTGAGCGAATTTCAATGTTGTTGGATTGTTCTTCTGAGAAACAAGAATACATAGAAGATTGTGAGGTTTGTTGTCAGGCAATAAATATTAATTTTGAAATAGAAAATGAGAGAATCCATTTTTTTAGTGCTTCACAGTGACCTGCCCCCAATAGTGAGACCACTCCTTATGTTATCTCAGAAGCCAATGCTGGAGGGCGAAGCGTAGCTAAGGGCCCCGAGGCATTTATGAGGTAACATAAGGTGGAGAGCCCTGAATGCGTTGCAACTGAGAACAAAATAGTCGGCCCGCTTATTTCCCCTTGCCTTCCCACTCTGGCCAGCTTGAGGGCGCGACCTCTTGTGCCTCGATTCGCCATGAAACCGAATCCACGCATTCGGGGCACAGAACGATAAAGCGCCCCTCGGGGTCGTCTTCCATCTCATCGCGAAAGACTTTCAGACAGTTTCGGCAGTGGTCCTGATTACAGGCGGTGCAATGGTTTGGATTGGGATGCGTGAAGCGCATACCGCATGCCGGACAATCAACCGTTTCCATCTCGAAACTCCTCCATCTGGGCCCGTAAGGCCCCTCGGTTGCGGCTCGCTCAAGGGCCTCGCAGTCATCCTGAATGGCGCGAGGGATAATCCTTTGCTACTTTGTGCCAGTCCTTTATACCTTGCTATTTCCTAGTTCGCTATTTCTCCGAGGAGAATCGTCAATGCTCATCGACACAGACCATCTGGACGACTACGAGCTAATCGACCTGAGCCATCCCTGGGGACATGGCGCACCGCTTTGGCCCTATTTCCCGGACCTTAAAATCGAGCGCTTTCACTACCACGCCAAGAGCCAGGTCCTTAGCCAGCAGATCACCACTTTCATGCACTGCACCACCCACACCGACGCCCCCGCACATGTTATCGAGGGCACTCCGTTCATGGACGAGGTTCCCCTGAAAAGCTACTTCGGCAACGCCGTGTGCGTCGATATCCCGAAAGAGCGTTGGGAGGTCATAACCCCTGAGGACCTCGAAAACGCCCGGCCCAAAATTCAACCCGGCGATATCGTCATCCTCCACACGGGCTGGCATCAATACTATGGCGACAACACGAAGTATTTTATCTACTCACCCGGCCTCTACCGCGAGGCGGGCGAATGGTTCGTCGAAAAAGGCGTAAAGGGCGTTGGCTGTGACCATCAGGCGCTCGACCATCCTTTGGGCACGAAAATCGCGTGGGGCCCCAACCCGATTTGCCCCTTTACCATCGATGAATACAAGGAGGAGACGGGCCGCCATCCGGGCGAGGATTTTCCGGACTGGGAGCCCTGCCACCGCGCCCTGCTCGGCAACGGCATCGTAGGCTTTGAGAATGTGGGGGGTGACATCGACAAAGTGGTGGGCAAACGGTTCACCGTCGCGGCCTTTCCCTGGAGATGGGTGGGGGGCGACGGCTGCATTGTCCGGCTCGTGGCGATTATCCCAAAATCAGAACTCGCCTAAACGCTCAAGGAGCCTGCTAGTCGGCTGATTTTGCCTTGGATTTTTCTTTTTTCTTCTCGCCTCCGGATTTAGAATCGCTCGATTTAGACTCGCTCGAATTGGAGTCGCTCGATTTAGACTCGCTCGAATTGGAGTCGCTCGATTTAGACTCGGCCTTCGTATCGCTTTTGGCCGAAGAGTCGCTCTTGGATTCATCTTTGGCCTTGCTCTTATCGTCCTTGCTCTCGCCGTTCTTTGCGTAATCCGTCACATACCAACCCTCTCCCTTGAGATGGAACGCGGAGCGAGATATTTTTCGGCGAAGCTTCAGGCGCCCGCAGGCCGGGCATTTTCGAAGCGGTTTGGCGGTAATGTTCTGGATAAGCTCGTGTTCCTCACCACAGGAATTACACTCATATTCATAAATCGGCACAACAATGCTCCCTTATTAAATCAACACGCTGTTAAACGATTGTAAGCCAGTCGAGGTGTGTTTCGTTCTCACCATTCACGAGCCCGAAATAAGCAGTCTGAAGTCGCTTGGTTATCGGACCTGGCTTGCCATCACCGATGGCCCGTCCATCC
This sequence is a window from Nitrospinaceae bacterium. Protein-coding genes within it:
- a CDS encoding mechanosensitive ion channel codes for the protein MKSYTSRQVLRLTTHIRSLIWLGILLTLLLPLTSHIAPVGAAPVEATPAGAVKSSPEEIKALIEKIESPEKRAGLLSDLKILLQAIEDKKRGTEATSPVYKHFYAGLIQKIDDALSRSFGAFRNLPQKIDEIGGHLSTVAGEGPALWGFVRLAVAIALSLLLLLALRRASTLYLPHKTDDSTADLGPRIGIAVKFWLERAVPPAILLLAGSLLVILFGLGQVEENLLLIFLWSLFLERSLVAATRALLSPARPKMRIFPLADDVAGLCSIWVRRFIEVAVWGEAIAQTAGALGLGPDAETTLTIAYRFVIVLQAMALTLQYRGSVRRLLSALEPDNAGGALRAAIAAWNIVASRWHFIALPYLLILFSLWATDSREGVQSLITATATTAIIIAAAYGAGRLVGLAASRLFTISARLKTLVPSIDQRANRYTPLITRSINGIIWVGAFLFVLDAWGIPTIEALLSRAGVTLIATLAEIIITVALAILFIEGAHAAVEYFLNGRRDHQGSVIEPSPHQRTLLPLAYSAVKWVVIAVAGIILLASLGVNIAPVLAGAGILGLAIGFGAQSLVKDIITGVFMLIENNIAIGDIVRVKDIGGTVESFSLRSVKLRDYDGNVHVIPNSVIDVVTNFTKEYSRAVFEVGVAYREDADRVMGVIRQVGDEMAQDPEWGDQILEPVEIAGLERFDDSAIVIRGRFKTKPIKQWGVRREFNRRIKIAFDAMSIEIPFPYRTLTWAQEAPEPPEGSTIPPTPIATRGTGDADGDSD
- a CDS encoding zinc ribbon domain-containing protein, producing the protein MPIYEYECNSCGEEHELIQNITAKPLRKCPACGRLKLRRKISRSAFHLKGEGWYVTDYAKNGESKDDKSKAKDESKSDSSAKSDTKAESKSSDSNSSESKSSDSNSSESKSSDSKSGGEKKKEKSKAKSAD
- a CDS encoding RNA polymerase sigma factor RpoD/SigA translates to MAKKPAAKGKTKRPVAKKKVAKKSTTVKSKGKQSAAPADEDKAPQRPNIGAPPNAQEPSLGEDTLSIYLHELGQYDVLTREAEHEFAVKSQAGDEEAFNHLVRSNLRYVVSVANRYKGFGLSLEDLINEGNIGLIHAIKRFDPERGVKLITYAVWWIRQSIMHSIADHTGTVRLPIKQAGMIHKISSTHRAFRQEFGRDATEEELSEKLQLKATDIENVMRVYRRYLSLDAPISESDETSYLDMLEEKNATSAEENVFQHSLEDEIGELLADLEPREKEIIRMRYGFDGDPMTLEEIGNKVGLSRERIRQIEKKVIRRFRARAKNKTLLDYLR
- a CDS encoding cyclase family protein; this translates as MLIDTDHLDDYELIDLSHPWGHGAPLWPYFPDLKIERFHYHAKSQVLSQQITTFMHCTTHTDAPAHVIEGTPFMDEVPLKSYFGNAVCVDIPKERWEVITPEDLENARPKIQPGDIVILHTGWHQYYGDNTKYFIYSPGLYREAGEWFVEKGVKGVGCDHQALDHPLGTKIAWGPNPICPFTIDEYKEETGRHPGEDFPDWEPCHRALLGNGIVGFENVGGDIDKVVGKRFTVAAFPWRWVGGDGCIVRLVAIIPKSELA
- the pgsA gene encoding CDP-diacylglycerol--glycerol-3-phosphate 3-phosphatidyltransferase, which codes for MLPILVLFLLQGSPLARLIAAGIFIASALTDWLDGYLARKHGQITPLGELLDPVADKLLIMAALLPLVALGKVDAWLVGILLGREFLVTAMRAVALRQGLVVPASPIGKTKMGLEVAAIIFLILELLPPIGITLIWAAMIVAVVSAIDYFRKIARELT
- a CDS encoding NYN domain-containing protein, with product MKTIAVFVDVQNIYYTTREAYGRKFDYRELWQRISAQGEIVSATAYAIYRDDDKQLKFQNALTKIGFTVKLKPYIQRSDGSAKGDWDVGITIDVMEAAKNVDTVVLLSGDGDFGLLLKKIQKDFAVSAEVYGVPALTAASLINSASAYHRIGEDLLL
- a CDS encoding tyrosine-type recombinase/integrase, whose translation is MTSFQDSRHEFASALAMGGVGLNTIRELLGHKTIQMMMRYSHPTDRHKAGTVALLDQTDDSKTDSSRNRENLI
- a CDS encoding HAD family hydrolase, producing the protein MASLNFRVVVFDFDGVVIESAGIKKESYRQLFEEEFPEYLLKILSYQEFNGGLPRRRQFEEIYEKILKEHPPRGRVGELEASYVSRMMSQVVAAPLVAGALEFLEAHQGQADFFIASATPEDELQHVVREFGLGRYFVDVYGSPMRKAEILGMIGRKTGAAPGEMVFVGDYPTDRDAAAEMEIPFVARLGSSEEMENCPHQVKDITELAAVLESMGPSK
- a CDS encoding CPXCG motif-containing cysteine-rich protein yields the protein MLEEVEHFFKCPYCFERISMLLDCSSEKQEYIEDCEVCCQAININFEIENERIHFFSASQ
- the plsY gene encoding glycerol-3-phosphate 1-O-acyltransferase PlsY produces the protein MISLVGVFLVSAFLGAIPFGLLVTKCLGRDDPREGGSGNIGATNVLRTSGWATALLTLAGDILKGSVSVAFVPGLLIASPESLPATGLPATGLPAAGVAAIAAVLGHMYSPFTGFNGGKGVATGLGVFALLMPVPTALSVGVFIATVSITRYVSLGSCLAALVIPIAAVVAAYPSEKLVAAVVISALIILRHKDNIGRLIRGEENRFGTKKS